CCGGCGCAGATGAATGGTATCTCTATGCCCTTCTCGATCAGTCTCTCAGCGACCTTCGGGAATGCGGACATGGTGGTGGTCATGAGTGCGGTTCCGGTTACTAGGTCCGGCTTGCTCTCCTCGACCTGCTTCACAACGTCACCCACTGGTACATCTCTGCCCATGTCGACGACACCGTATCCGTGGGATCTCAGCATGACGGCGGCGATGTTCTTGCCGATGTCGTGCGGGTCACCCTCGGCGACCATCATGACAACGTTGCCCTTCAGGGCTCTCTCGCCCTTCATTGCCTTTTCGGCGGTCTTGATCCCCTTATCGAAGGTATCGGCAGCGACCATGACGTGCGGCAGGTAGTAGATACCCCTTCCGTACAGTTCGCTGACGACATCCATTCCCTTCAGGAGTCCCTTCTCGACCAGCTCCTCGGGGCTGAACTTGCCCAAGGCTGCCTTTACATCCGCCTCGACGTCCTTGTACTTCATGTACACAACGTCCTCGGCGACCTTTCTCAAAACAGTATCCTTGGGCAGGAGCCTCTCCGCGATGTCTTCTGGATTCTCTTTAGTTTCGACGAATATATCGTAGCGTCTAAAGATCATGTCATAGTTAACATTGGATATGTCAATCATTTTGATACCTCGAATAGCACCCACAATTGCGGATCTCGATCCTCCTCATCTATCGCATCTGTGACCTCTCCAAGCATTTCAACGGAGACCATTTCCGACTCGGCTCTGTCCATAGGACTCACCTACTCTTGAGGTTCTGATTCCGTGCCCTTCAAGATTCTTTCACGCCTTTTCGCTGTTAATGGAGAAACGATCTTCATTGCGACATCGACGAAGTGTTGCGACAAAGGAGGCATTTCTTCGTCGATCTGGTCCCATTCATTCCTTATGGACTTCAACTCTTTTTTCAATTCTTCGGATGATGCAACACAGACGATGATCTCATCGATGTGATGACGGAGCTTCCCATAGCGCAGACCGGCCGTTTGGTGTTTCCCCGCTATCTCAGGAAACTTCAAGAAGGTCTGCAAGGCCGCAAGGATTGCCGCAACGATGCTTATTATTCCAGTCACGATCAGAAGGGCATCATTCTTCGCTGAAGAAAGGCTGACGAAAGCGCTTGAACCGATTATGACCGTAAGAATTGTGACTATGAAC
The sequence above is drawn from the Methanomassiliicoccales archaeon genome and encodes:
- a CDS encoding cobalamin-dependent protein (Presence of a B(12) (cobalamin)-binding domain implies dependence on cobalamin itself, in one of its several forms, or in some unusual lineages, dependence on a cobalamin-like analog.), translating into MIDISNVNYDMIFRRYDIFVETKENPEDIAERLLPKDTVLRKVAEDVVYMKYKDVEADVKAALGKFSPEELVEKGLLKGMDVVSELYGRGIYYLPHVMVAADTFDKGIKTAEKAMKGERALKGNVVMMVAEGDPHDIGKNIAAVMLRSHGYGVVDMGRDVPVGDVVKQVEESKPDLVTGTALMTTTMSAFPKVAERLIEKGIEIPFICAG
- a CDS encoding SLATT domain-containing protein, encoding MEDMGSDLEKSDEMQLVHSWLKGVKIQQIGHLRAAAYYEHMGFVLGFIVTILTVIIGSSAFVSLSSAKNDALLIVTGIISIVAAILAALQTFLKFPEIAGKHQTAGLRYGKLRHHIDEIIVCVASSEELKKELKSIRNEWDQIDEEMPPLSQHFVDVAMKIVSPLTAKRRERILKGTESEPQE